Proteins co-encoded in one Marmota flaviventris isolate mMarFla1 chromosome 9, mMarFla1.hap1, whole genome shotgun sequence genomic window:
- the Tpbgl gene encoding trophoblast glycoprotein-like yields MAPRAGQPGLWGPLLPGLLLVAAALSRPAAPCPFQCYCFGGPKLLLRCASGAELRQPPRDVPPDARNLTIVGANLTVLRAAAFAGGDADGEEAVETSVRLPFLTALRLTHNNIEVLEDGAFDGLPSLAALDLSHNPLRALGSGAFRGLPALRSLQLNHALARGGPALLDALDAALAPLAELRLLGLSGNALSRLPPAALRLPRLEQLDAHLNALAGLGPDELRALERDGGLPEPRLLLADNPLRCGCAARPLLAWLRNATERVPDARRLRCATPRALLDRPLLDLDEARLRCADGDADGRGEEVDVTGPELEASYVFFGLVLALIGLIFLMVLYLNRRGIQRWMRNLREACRDQMEGYHYRYEQDADPRRAPATSAPAGSRATSPGSGL; encoded by the coding sequence ATGGCCCCGCGTGCGGGACAGCCGGGGCTCTGGGGGCCGCTGCTGCCGGGACTGCTGCTCGTGGCGGCGGCCTTGAGCCGACCCGCCGCGCCCTGTCCCTTCCAGTGCTACTGCTTCGGCGGCCCCAAGCTGCTGTTGCGCTGCGCGTCGGGCGCAGAGCTTCGGCAGCCGCCGCGGGATGTGCCGCCCGACGCGCGCAATCTCACCATCGTGGGCGCCAACCTGACGGTGCTGCGCGCGGCCGCCTTCGCCGGCGGGGACGCGGACGGGGAGGAGGCGGTGGAGACCAGCGTGCGCCTGCCGTTCCTCACTGCGCTGCGCCTCACGCACAACAACATCGAAGTACTGGAGGACGGCGCCTTCGACGGGCTGCCCAGCCTGGCGGCGCTGGACCTGAGCCACAACCCGCTGCGCGCCCTGGGCAGCGGAGCCTTCCGCGGGCTGCCAGCGCTGCGCTCGCTACAGCTCAACCACGCGCTAGCGCGGGGAGGCCCCGCACTGCTGGACGCGCTGGACGCCGCGCTCGCTCCGTTGGCCGAGCTGCGCCTCCTGGGCCTGTCGGGCAACGCGCTGAGCCGCCTGCCGCCCGCCGCGCTGCGCCTGCCGCGCCTCGAGCAGCTGGACGCGCATCTCAATGCGTTGGCCGGCCTGGGCCCCGACGAGCTGCGTGCGCTCGAGCGCGATGGCGGCCTGCCCGAGCCGCGACTGCTACTCGCCGACAACCCTCTGCGCTGCGGTTGCGCTGCGCGCCCCCTGCTGGCCTGGCTGCGCAACGCCACGGAGCGCGTACCCGACGCGCGCCGCCTGCGCTGCGCCACCCCACGGGCGCTGCTGGACCGGCCTCTGCTGGACCTAGACGAGGCGCGACTACGCTGCGCAGATGGAGACGCCGACGGTCGTGGCGAAGAGGTGGATGTCACTGGCCCGGAGCTGGAAGCCTCTTACGTCTTCTTTGGGCTGGTGCTGGCACTCATCGGCCTCATCTTCCTCATGGTGCTCTACCTAAACCGCCGCGGCATCCAGCGCTGGATGCGCAACTTGCGCGAGGCCTGCCGGGACCAGATGGAGGGCTACCACTACCGCTATGAGCAGGACGCCGACCCGCGTCGCGCACCTGCCACGTCTGCCCCTGCGGGCTCCCGCGCCACTTCACCTGGCTCAGGCCTCTGA